Within the Miscanthus floridulus cultivar M001 chromosome 2, ASM1932011v1, whole genome shotgun sequence genome, the region CCATCGTCAAGAAGCTCGTCGGCCTCCGCCGCTTCGCCCACGCACTCGAGGTCCCAGGCAAACCCTCCTCCCCCAGTCCCCCTAAACGAATtgcttcctttttttttttgtgtgcgtGTGTAGATTCTTGCTCATTTCCCATGCACATTCCGCTCGCTGAGTCAGGCGTTTCGTTGCGTTCTTGCAGCTATCGTTCTGGATGACCGACCGGAGGCACCTCCACCTGTCGGCCGGTGACGCCGCGTACCGGCTGGACCTAATCAGCAAGGTGCACGGTCTTGAGAAAGCTGTCGAGTACTTTGGCATGTTACCGAAGCAGCTGAGGAAACCGCAGTGCTATGGCTCCCTCCTGAAATGCTATGTGGAGGCGAAGGCCGTCGACAAGGATGAGGAGCACTTCGCTAAGATGCAGGAGATGGGGATGAAGAGTTCTTATGCATACACTTCGATGATGAAGCTTTACTTACAGACTGGGCAGCTTGAAAGGGTGCACGCCATGTTCCAGGACATGGAAGAGAGGTGTGAAACCTGATACGTTCAGTGTGGAGAGTATGTTAGCTGCGTACATTGCTGCTGAAGATGTCGAGGGGGTTGGTAAGGTGCTCGACAAGGCCAATCCACACGAGAAGCTTGTGAGTTGGCATGGACATGCTTTGGCAGCGAGCTTGTTCATGAAATCTGGGATGCAGGTGAGGGCTGTCATGGCTCTCCTGGAAGCCGAGAGGCGGATATCTCCAAAGAGTAGTAGGATTGCATACGCTTTCTTACTCAAGACCTATACTGATCTGGGGATGTATCCTGAGGTTGGACGCATTTGAAGTGTCTACAAATCCAAAGTGCCACCGTGCAACACGATGTACTTGTCGAGGATAAGTGCGTTACTCAAGATGAACGACATTGATGGGGTGGAGGCAACATTGAAAGAGTGGGAAACGGTCTGTCTTTGTTATCATGATTTCAGATTAATCAACTTGATGGTTGATGCTTATTGCAGAGACGGTCTTGTGGAGAAGGCAGTAGCTCTTGTGGATGACgccatcaagaaagggaggacaCCTTACGCTAATACTTGGTATAAGTTGGCTGGTGGATTTTTTAAAACTGGTGAGGTACCAAAAGCAGTGGACATGACAAGGGAGGCTCTTGATTCTGTGACTCCTCCATGGAAACCTTACCTTACAAATGTGCTAACGAGCCTGGAgcactgtcggggaccaatactagggtacccgaagaggaggggctGATGGTCGTTATACGTTAATCCATCCAGACAGTCCAaggtgcgactacagctccaaccgacaccgaggccacgggttccgcctcgcccgacctctaaaggcgggttccgcctcgcccgacctcagagggctggctccgcctcacccgatccatcgagggcaggctccgcctcgcccgacgtctgagggctggctccgcctcgcctaacccccgagggcgggctccgcctcacccgacgtttgagggctggctccgcctcgcccgacccctaagggcgggcttcgcctcgcccggcgtctgagggctggctccgcctcgcccgatccctcgggcaCGTCTCCTAACGGAGGCTCacgtcgccgccaaccactacgggccagaaagtacaacccaagttCAATCTTCTGGCATTGTGCAGGGAGTGCTCACATCTCAACACGACCTGTCCTCgcgacatgtcattctaggggACCCACATCGTCCACAGTGACGGATGCCTGGTCACTATACTGTCTACTCCCTGTATGACTGCTGATCAGCACGCTGGGTTGTCGCCCCGCCCGGCGGGGCAGG harbors:
- the LOC136536596 gene encoding pentatricopeptide repeat-containing protein At2g20710, mitochondrial-like, with translation MTDRRHLHLSAGDAAYRLDLISKVHGLEKAVEYFGMLPKQLRKPQCYGSLLKCYVEAKAVDKDEEHFAKMQEMGMKSSYAYTSMMKLYLQTGQLERVHAMFQDMEERDGLVEKAVALVDDAIKKGRTPYANTWYKLAGGFFKTGEVPKAVDMTREALDSVTPPWKPYLTNVLTSLEHCRGPILGYPKRRG